One genomic window of Octopus sinensis unplaced genomic scaffold, ASM634580v1 Contig00044, whole genome shotgun sequence includes the following:
- the LOC115226837 gene encoding keratin-associated protein 5-3-like — MVIAVMAVVATVLPVVVIIAMVVVTALVVLVIVMAIVCYEDRCYGDSCYGDSCYGRSCYSDSCYGDSCQVNSCYGDRCYGISCYGYSCYDDNCYDDSCYDVSCIDKFFDNGVCGSDCCGDGCCGDGCCGDGCSW; from the coding sequence ATGGTGATAGCTGTTATGGCGGTAGTTGCTACGGTGTTACCTGTTGTAGTGATTATTGCTATGGTGGTAGTTACGGCGTTAGTTGTTCTAGTGATAGTTATGGCGATAGTTTGCTATGAAGATAGATGTTATGGTGATAGTTGCTATGGAGACAGTTGTTATGGTCGTAGTTGTTATAGCGATAGTTGCTATGGCGATAGTTGTCAAGTCAATAGCTGCTATGGGGATAGATGTTATGGTATTAGTTGTTATGGTTATAGTTGCTATGACGATAATTGTTACGATGATAGTTGCTATGATGTTAGTTGTATTGATAAATTCTTTGATAATGGTGTCTGTGGTTCTGATTGCTGTGGTGATGGTTGCTGTGGTGATGGTTGCTGTGGTGATGGTTGCTCTTGgtga